One window of the Shewanella litorisediminis genome contains the following:
- a CDS encoding alpha/beta fold hydrolase, translated as MTIPPALRALYQRCELGSLATSPGVDIAWLALEHPSPKGSIVFSNGRVEAFLKYLELYQAFYEAGYSVYALDHRGQGLSSRLTPNRHMGHVAHFGDYLTDFHAFMEQVVRPRAKAPLFLAGHSMGGAIGTLYLQAHSGVFSAACFSAPMYGICLPMNKVFVRWLAHKLDASAKGLPNYILGGKDYTPAPFAKNDLTKSEARYQAYRELYEQNPQLQLGSPTNRWLLEALDACDEAVLAARESKIPLLVLQASEDTIVDNKAQNRALGGLCERLLIDDARHEILMECDGPRTKAITAMLDFFASHSPEH; from the coding sequence TTGACTATTCCACCCGCCCTCAGGGCGCTGTATCAGCGCTGTGAGCTTGGCAGCCTTGCCACCAGCCCGGGCGTCGACATCGCCTGGCTGGCACTGGAACACCCCAGCCCCAAGGGCAGCATTGTTTTTTCCAACGGCCGGGTTGAGGCCTTTCTCAAGTATCTGGAGCTGTACCAGGCCTTTTATGAGGCCGGCTACAGTGTCTATGCCCTCGACCATCGCGGTCAGGGGTTATCGAGTCGTCTTACGCCTAATCGTCATATGGGCCATGTGGCGCACTTTGGTGACTACCTCACCGACTTTCATGCTTTTATGGAGCAGGTGGTGCGCCCACGGGCCAAAGCACCGCTGTTTCTGGCGGGCCACTCCATGGGTGGCGCCATAGGTACTTTGTATTTGCAGGCGCATTCGGGTGTGTTCAGTGCCGCCTGTTTCTCGGCCCCCATGTACGGCATCTGCCTGCCCATGAATAAGGTGTTTGTGCGCTGGCTGGCGCACAAGCTCGATGCCAGCGCCAAAGGGCTGCCCAACTATATTCTGGGGGGCAAGGACTATACCCCGGCGCCTTTTGCCAAAAACGACCTCACCAAGAGCGAGGCACGCTATCAGGCATATCGCGAGCTCTATGAGCAAAACCCGCAACTGCAGCTGGGCTCCCCCACCAACCGCTGGCTGCTGGAAGCTTTGGATGCCTGTGACGAGGCGGTATTGGCGGCGCGGGAGAGCAAAATCCCTTTGCTGGTTCTGCAAGCCAGTGAAGACACCATTGTCGACAACAAGGCCCAGAATAGAGCCTTGGGAGGACTGTGCGAGCGCTTGCTGATTGACGATGCCCGCCATGAAATCCTGATGGAATGCGACGGCCCGCGCACCAAAGCCATAACGGCGATGCTGGACTTTTTTGCCAGCCATTCGCCTGAGCACTGA
- a CDS encoding DUF885 domain-containing protein: MHKLFKPTLLALALAGTLAGCNVNTTASDAYRYSYDANRAQQRPAAEEPKAAEVKVAPVILDKNLQSIIDKAWRLDLEISPSLAYDQGDKSAAGKLADLSPERLAETQLKRQSLLASLKALDRSKLSKEDRINADILQGQIQNDVDMYQFKDHYMPISSEGGFHAYIASMAKGSFKTREDYDNYLAKLNALPQYFAQQTFWLRQGLASGITPPKVTLKGFEDSISAFMVPVEDSTYFAPFKEFPAHFSAADKAELTQAGRKAVAEKVLPQYQAFHDFMTGEYMPNARETIAAYDMPNGQDFYENRVRYYTTLDMTSDEVHQLGLKEVARIRAEMEAVIKSTGFKGSFDEFLHFLRTDPRFYATTPEQLLKEAAYIAKKADAMLPKFFGKLPRQPYGIEPVPAEIAPKYTTGRYSGSSAPDKAGYYWVNTYALDKRPLYEMEALTLHEAVPGHHLQIALNQELDKLPNFRRYSYISAFGEGWGLYSEYLGLEGGFYTDPYSNFGRLTYEMWRAARLVVDTGMHAKGWSRQQAIDFMAGNTALSLHNVNTEIDRYISWPGQAVSYKIGELTIKRLRAKAEAELGEKFDIRAFHDAVLAHGSVPLSVLEQQINDFIAAAKAA, translated from the coding sequence ATGCACAAGCTCTTCAAACCGACACTGCTCGCTCTGGCTCTGGCCGGCACCCTCGCCGGTTGTAACGTCAACACCACGGCCAGCGATGCCTACAGGTATTCTTACGATGCCAATCGTGCACAGCAGCGCCCCGCCGCCGAAGAGCCCAAAGCAGCCGAGGTCAAAGTTGCCCCTGTGATCCTCGATAAAAATCTGCAAAGCATTATCGACAAGGCCTGGCGGCTGGATTTGGAAATCAGCCCGTCACTGGCATACGACCAGGGTGATAAATCCGCTGCGGGCAAGCTCGCCGACCTGTCGCCCGAGCGCCTCGCCGAGACTCAGCTCAAGCGTCAGAGCCTTCTTGCGTCGCTGAAGGCGCTGGACCGCAGCAAGCTCTCCAAGGAAGACCGCATCAATGCCGATATCCTTCAAGGGCAAATTCAGAACGATGTCGACATGTATCAGTTTAAAGACCACTACATGCCTATCTCGTCCGAAGGCGGCTTCCACGCGTACATTGCCTCCATGGCCAAGGGCAGCTTCAAGACCCGCGAAGATTACGACAATTACCTCGCCAAGCTGAATGCCCTGCCACAGTACTTTGCCCAGCAAACCTTCTGGCTGCGTCAGGGACTGGCAAGCGGCATCACCCCGCCCAAGGTCACCCTCAAAGGCTTTGAAGACAGCATCAGCGCCTTTATGGTGCCGGTGGAAGACAGCACCTACTTCGCCCCCTTTAAGGAATTTCCGGCCCATTTCAGCGCCGCCGACAAGGCCGAGCTGACCCAAGCCGGTCGTAAGGCCGTAGCAGAGAAAGTACTGCCCCAGTATCAGGCATTCCATGACTTCATGACCGGCGAGTACATGCCAAACGCCCGTGAAACCATTGCCGCCTACGATATGCCAAACGGGCAGGACTTCTACGAAAACCGGGTGCGTTACTACACTACCCTCGACATGACCTCAGATGAAGTACATCAGCTGGGTCTCAAAGAAGTGGCCCGTATCCGCGCCGAAATGGAAGCCGTTATCAAGAGCACAGGCTTTAAGGGCAGCTTCGATGAGTTCCTGCACTTCCTGCGCACCGATCCGCGCTTCTATGCCACCACGCCCGAGCAGCTCTTGAAGGAAGCCGCCTACATCGCCAAGAAGGCCGACGCCATGCTGCCCAAGTTCTTCGGCAAGCTGCCACGTCAGCCCTACGGCATAGAGCCGGTACCGGCCGAAATCGCCCCCAAGTACACCACGGGCCGCTATTCAGGCTCCTCCGCCCCGGACAAAGCCGGTTACTACTGGGTCAACACCTATGCGCTGGACAAGCGTCCACTGTACGAAATGGAAGCCCTGACCCTGCACGAAGCCGTGCCCGGTCATCACCTGCAAATTGCCCTCAATCAGGAGCTGGACAAACTGCCCAACTTCCGCCGCTACAGTTATATCTCTGCCTTCGGCGAAGGTTGGGGTCTGTACAGTGAATACCTGGGACTGGAAGGCGGTTTCTACACTGACCCTTACAGCAACTTTGGCCGCCTGACCTATGAAATGTGGCGCGCCGCACGTTTGGTGGTGGATACCGGCATGCACGCCAAGGGCTGGAGCCGTCAGCAGGCCATCGACTTTATGGCCGGTAATACCGCACTGTCGCTGCATAACGTGAATACCGAAATCGACCGCTACATCTCCTGGCCTGGTCAGGCGGTGTCGTACAAGATTGGCGAGCTGACCATCAAGCGTCTGCGGGCCAAGGCCGAAGCCGAGCTGGGTGAAAAATTCGATATCCGCGCATTCCACGATGCCGTGCTGGCACATGGCAGCGTGCCCCTGTCGGTGCTGGAGCAACAAATCAACGACTTTATCGCCGCCGCCAAAGCGGCCTGA
- the add gene encoding adenosine deaminase — translation MIDNKIPLVDLHRHLDGNVRVQTIWELGHQHDIALPADSLETLAPFVQIQGKETSLVAFLKKLDWMVAVLADLDAVQRVARENVADAALSGLDYAELRFSPYYMAMNHKLPIEGVVEAVIDGVNQGLKAYPQVKINLIGIMSRSFGVDACTAELNGLLAHRDKLVAIDLAGDELGFPGSLFNDHFKRVRDSGLNITVHAGEAAGAESMWQAIQELGATRIGHGVKAVQDPKLMEYLAKHRIGIESCPTSNLQTSTVKSLDEHPLRTFVDAGVLACLNTDDPGVSNIDIKHEYRLALNEMGFSAAELAKLQANGVEMAFISDSDRKALYAAKA, via the coding sequence ATGATTGATAACAAGATTCCACTGGTGGATCTCCACCGGCATCTTGACGGCAACGTCAGGGTGCAAACCATTTGGGAGCTGGGTCATCAGCACGATATCGCCTTACCGGCGGACTCGCTGGAGACGTTGGCACCTTTCGTTCAAATTCAGGGTAAGGAAACCAGCCTGGTCGCTTTTTTGAAAAAGCTCGACTGGATGGTGGCCGTGCTCGCAGACCTGGATGCGGTGCAGCGGGTAGCCCGAGAAAACGTAGCCGATGCGGCGCTGTCGGGCCTCGATTATGCCGAGCTGCGTTTCAGCCCTTATTACATGGCGATGAACCACAAGTTGCCTATCGAAGGCGTGGTGGAGGCCGTGATTGACGGCGTAAATCAGGGTTTGAAAGCATATCCCCAGGTGAAGATTAACCTGATTGGTATCATGTCCCGCTCCTTCGGTGTGGATGCCTGCACCGCAGAGCTCAATGGCCTGCTTGCCCACCGCGACAAGCTGGTGGCCATCGACCTGGCCGGTGATGAGCTGGGTTTCCCCGGCAGCCTGTTTAACGATCACTTCAAGCGGGTGCGTGACTCAGGGCTTAACATCACGGTACACGCAGGTGAAGCCGCCGGTGCCGAGAGCATGTGGCAGGCGATTCAGGAGCTGGGTGCTACCCGTATCGGCCACGGCGTGAAGGCGGTGCAGGATCCCAAGCTGATGGAGTATCTGGCCAAGCACCGCATCGGTATCGAGTCTTGCCCCACGTCAAACCTGCAAACCTCCACCGTGAAGTCGCTTGATGAGCATCCGCTGCGAACCTTCGTGGATGCCGGTGTGCTGGCGTGCCTGAATACCGATGACCCGGGCGTAAGCAACATCGACATCAAACACGAGTACAGACTTGCCCTTAACGAGATGGGTTTCAGCGCTGCTGAGCTTGCCAAACTGCAGGCCAATGGCGTGGAGATGGCGTTTATCTCTGACTCAGACCGTAAGGCGCTGTACGCCGCCAAAGCCTGA
- the hemN gene encoding oxygen-independent coproporphyrinogen III oxidase, with the protein MIEKYNYSGPRYTSYPTALEFNDGFTEQDLLSAIEHSKSDKLSLYIHIPFCAKLCYYCGCNKVITRHAHKADQYIEYLASEILNRAPLFKGYTVTQMHWGGGTPTFLSPEQILRLTKLLKDNFNFADEGEFSIEVDPREIELTMLDTLKEAGFNRISIGVQDFNKQVQEAVNRPQDEQFIFDLIGKAKAMGFESTNVDLIYGLPHQTPETFAETIQRILDLSPDRLSVFNYAHLPARFAAQRKIKDEDLPSPQQKLEILHQTIETLVDAGYQYIGMDHFAKPDDELARLQREGKLHRNFQGYTTQEECDLLGLGVSSISQIGDCYAQNQKDIRPYYEAIDDHGHALWKGCKLNHDDEIRRVVIKQLICHFDLDMAVIDEKFGFTFEDYFAQDLKLLQTFIDDKLVTIENRRIHVSDTGRLLIRNICMCFDVYFREKARQQQFSRVI; encoded by the coding sequence ATGATCGAGAAATACAATTACAGCGGTCCCCGTTACACCTCGTATCCCACGGCGCTGGAGTTCAACGACGGTTTCACCGAGCAGGATTTGCTGAGTGCCATTGAGCACAGCAAGAGCGATAAACTGTCACTCTATATTCACATTCCCTTCTGTGCCAAGCTTTGTTATTACTGCGGCTGCAATAAGGTTATTACCCGCCACGCCCACAAGGCCGATCAGTACATCGAATATCTGGCGAGTGAAATCTTAAATCGTGCCCCGCTGTTCAAGGGTTACACTGTCACCCAGATGCACTGGGGCGGTGGTACCCCTACCTTCCTGAGCCCAGAGCAAATACTGCGTCTGACCAAGCTTTTGAAGGACAACTTCAACTTTGCCGACGAAGGCGAGTTCTCCATTGAAGTCGACCCGCGCGAGATTGAGCTGACCATGCTCGACACCCTCAAGGAAGCCGGTTTTAACCGTATCTCCATCGGGGTGCAGGACTTCAACAAGCAGGTTCAGGAAGCCGTAAACCGCCCGCAGGACGAGCAGTTTATTTTCGACCTGATTGGCAAGGCCAAGGCCATGGGTTTTGAGTCCACCAACGTGGATTTGATTTACGGCCTGCCACATCAAACGCCTGAAACCTTTGCCGAAACCATCCAGCGCATTCTGGACTTGTCGCCTGACCGCCTGTCGGTGTTCAACTACGCCCACTTGCCTGCGCGCTTTGCCGCTCAGCGCAAGATCAAGGACGAAGACCTGCCATCACCGCAGCAGAAGCTGGAAATCCTGCACCAGACCATCGAGACCTTGGTGGACGCCGGTTATCAGTACATCGGCATGGACCACTTCGCCAAGCCCGATGACGAGCTGGCGCGCCTGCAGCGCGAAGGCAAGCTGCACCGTAACTTCCAGGGTTACACCACCCAGGAAGAATGCGACCTGCTGGGTCTGGGTGTGTCGTCCATCAGCCAGATTGGCGATTGCTACGCCCAAAACCAGAAAGATATCCGCCCCTACTACGAAGCCATCGACGACCATGGCCATGCGCTGTGGAAGGGCTGTAAGCTTAACCACGACGACGAAATCCGCCGCGTGGTCATCAAGCAGCTTATTTGTCACTTCGATTTGGATATGGCGGTTATCGACGAGAAATTCGGCTTCACCTTCGAAGACTACTTCGCCCAGGATTTGAAGCTGCTGCAGACCTTCATCGACGACAAGCTGGTGACCATTGAAAACCGTCGCATCCATGTGTCTGACACCGGCCGCCTGCTTATCCGTAACATCTGCATGTGTTTTGACGTGTACTTCCGCGAGAAGGCCCGTCAGCAGCAGTTCTCAAGGGTGATTTAA
- a CDS encoding metal-dependent hydrolase family protein, which yields MKKALLSVTLWTLCVNAHALTLIHAGSIIDGEAAKPVREATLVLDGNRIQAIEKGFRAPAEGDTVIDWRDGTLMPGFIDMHTHLTFQGSKDSYLEPYTLNPADVALRGVMYGKRTLNAGFTTVRDLGDAGLGSIALRNAINKGWVEGPRIFTAGTSIGTTGGHADKTNGRNQELVGDPGPKEGVINGPADAYKAVRQRYKDGSDLIKITATGGVLSVAKCGENPQFTDEELKAIVAAAKDYGFKVAVHAHGKDGMKRAILAGVNTIEHGTYMDEELFPLMKKHNVALVPTLLAGEFVADKAKIDGYFPEVVRPKAAAIGPKIQGTFAKAYKAGVTIAFGTDAGVYEHGRNGREFTLMVDAGMPPMAAIQSATSVAARVLGQSDIGTLKAGMLADVTGVKGNPLENIALLEAVDLVIKDGVRVK from the coding sequence ATGAAAAAGGCGCTCTTGTCTGTCACTTTATGGACTTTATGTGTGAATGCTCACGCGCTGACACTCATCCACGCGGGAAGTATCATCGATGGTGAGGCGGCCAAGCCAGTGCGGGAGGCGACACTGGTGCTGGATGGAAATCGCATTCAGGCCATTGAGAAAGGATTTCGCGCCCCGGCTGAAGGCGACACTGTGATAGATTGGCGCGATGGCACCCTGATGCCGGGCTTTATCGATATGCACACCCATCTGACGTTTCAGGGCAGCAAAGACTCTTACCTCGAGCCCTATACCCTCAATCCTGCCGATGTGGCCCTGCGTGGGGTGATGTATGGCAAACGCACCCTGAATGCCGGTTTTACCACGGTGCGCGACCTGGGTGATGCCGGGCTCGGCTCTATTGCTCTTCGAAATGCGATAAACAAGGGTTGGGTGGAAGGCCCAAGGATATTTACCGCAGGTACCAGCATTGGCACCACGGGCGGTCATGCCGATAAGACCAACGGTCGCAACCAGGAGCTGGTGGGCGACCCCGGACCAAAGGAAGGGGTGATTAATGGTCCTGCCGATGCCTATAAGGCTGTGCGCCAGCGCTATAAAGACGGTTCCGACCTGATTAAGATTACCGCGACCGGTGGCGTGCTCTCCGTGGCCAAGTGCGGGGAAAACCCCCAATTTACCGATGAAGAGCTCAAGGCCATTGTGGCCGCTGCCAAGGATTACGGCTTTAAAGTAGCCGTGCATGCCCACGGTAAAGATGGGATGAAGCGGGCGATTCTGGCCGGTGTGAACACCATAGAGCACGGCACCTACATGGATGAGGAGCTGTTCCCCTTGATGAAAAAACACAATGTGGCGCTGGTGCCCACGTTGCTGGCGGGAGAGTTTGTGGCCGACAAAGCAAAAATCGACGGCTATTTCCCGGAAGTTGTGAGGCCCAAGGCAGCGGCAATCGGCCCCAAGATCCAGGGAACCTTTGCCAAGGCATACAAGGCCGGAGTGACCATCGCCTTCGGTACAGATGCCGGTGTGTATGAGCACGGACGTAACGGCCGTGAGTTTACCCTGATGGTCGATGCCGGTATGCCACCCATGGCGGCGATTCAGTCGGCCACCTCTGTTGCCGCCAGAGTACTTGGTCAGTCAGACATAGGTACATTAAAAGCGGGCATGTTGGCCGATGTGACCGGAGTAAAAGGAAATCCACTGGAAAATATCGCCTTGCTGGAGGCCGTTGACCTGGTGATTAAAGACGGCGTTCGAGTGAAGTAG
- a CDS encoding DUF2489 domain-containing protein, with product MPTLLIVLGSLIVLVLAAYAASLLWKLKKQTQAREAAIAERKAAADKRREEIFTDIRYIALAMLEDRCEISEGVVRIAKLFEVLSLSERVSNDYPALFRHFERIRHHPIMEQRKALPKPERMKLDFERMKSEAELTEDILEDAKRLKDFKLAASH from the coding sequence ATGCCAACCTTGCTTATCGTTTTGGGTTCGCTGATTGTACTGGTCCTCGCTGCTTATGCGGCCAGCCTGCTGTGGAAGCTTAAAAAGCAAACCCAGGCCCGGGAAGCTGCCATTGCGGAGCGCAAGGCCGCAGCCGACAAACGCCGTGAAGAGATCTTCACCGATATCCGCTATATCGCTCTGGCGATGTTGGAAGACAGATGCGAAATATCTGAAGGCGTAGTGCGTATTGCCAAGCTGTTCGAAGTCTTGTCGCTGTCAGAGCGCGTCAGTAACGACTACCCCGCACTCTTTCGCCATTTCGAGCGCATTCGCCATCATCCGATAATGGAGCAGCGTAAAGCCCTGCCGAAACCGGAGCGGATGAAGCTCGACTTTGAACGCATGAAATCTGAGGCAGAACTGACAGAAGATATCCTCGAAGACGCCAAGCGTCTGAAAGATTTTAAACTGGCGGCGAGTCACTGA
- the yihI gene encoding Der GTPase-activating protein YihI, translated as MTRIKKTRKAGGTAPKQAPRTPKSERVQSSKKRDTGNKSGSRQNPGTEKQGNRGSKGKQDPRLGSKKPVALELAPQTQPQVKAPKPKQPKLSDEQLLLKLEEDPRLNELLDRLEEGRVLGADDQRWLDEQLSKIEVLMEKLGITDIEDAQAEDRDDDDALLARFESGADVLKQYQDQD; from the coding sequence ATGACCCGTATCAAGAAGACACGCAAAGCTGGCGGAACAGCCCCCAAGCAGGCACCTCGCACCCCCAAGTCCGAGCGCGTGCAATCCTCAAAAAAACGCGACACTGGTAATAAGTCCGGTAGCCGTCAGAATCCAGGTACCGAAAAGCAAGGCAACCGCGGTAGCAAGGGCAAACAGGATCCACGTCTTGGCAGCAAAAAGCCTGTGGCACTTGAACTGGCACCCCAAACTCAGCCTCAGGTGAAGGCGCCTAAACCCAAGCAGCCAAAACTGAGCGATGAGCAGCTGCTGCTCAAACTCGAAGAAGACCCACGTCTGAACGAACTGCTGGATCGTCTGGAAGAAGGCCGAGTCCTCGGCGCCGACGATCAGCGCTGGCTCGACGAGCAGTTATCCAAGATTGAAGTCTTGATGGAAAAACTGGGTATTACCGATATCGAAGACGCTCAGGCAGAAGACAGGGATGACGATGATGCCCTGCTGGCAAGATTCGAATCCGGCGCAGATGTACTCAAGCAGTACCAGGATCAAGACTGA
- a CDS encoding methyltransferase domain-containing protein, translated as MRRCPLCLKLDTRLFHQDKKRSFHRCASCGMVFADGATHLPPQAIRQRYGRGGTQDNQRQLSPFLLSLLEQITSLHGMQVQGLNYGRVLDAESHRQVESAGHALRHYDPFTAPNPDALQIQYDFICCFRVFEHFAAPHREWQLFCRLLKAGGFLAISTRMLANPSRFGKWHHKNNPAHVSFPCRETFEYLAADSGFRLIFAENDFILMQKPSGSAIKRDPISCPAL; from the coding sequence ATGCGACGTTGCCCCCTGTGCCTCAAGCTGGACACCCGGTTATTCCATCAGGACAAAAAACGCAGTTTCCATCGTTGTGCCAGCTGTGGAATGGTGTTTGCTGATGGCGCAACCCATTTACCGCCACAGGCAATTCGTCAACGTTACGGGCGCGGTGGCACCCAGGATAATCAACGCCAGCTGTCTCCGTTTTTATTGTCACTGCTTGAGCAAATTACAAGTCTGCATGGCATGCAGGTGCAAGGATTAAACTACGGCCGGGTGTTGGACGCCGAGAGCCACAGACAAGTGGAATCAGCAGGCCACGCACTGCGCCATTACGATCCCTTTACGGCACCGAATCCCGATGCCTTGCAAATACAATACGACTTTATTTGTTGTTTCAGGGTGTTTGAACATTTTGCTGCACCCCATCGGGAATGGCAGCTCTTTTGCCGCTTACTGAAAGCCGGTGGCTTTTTGGCAATCAGCACCAGGATGCTGGCGAATCCATCACGCTTTGGTAAATGGCACCATAAGAATAACCCGGCCCATGTCAGCTTTCCCTGTCGGGAAACCTTCGAATATTTGGCTGCTGACAGTGGCTTTCGGCTAATATTTGCCGAAAATGACTTCATCCTGATGCAAAAACCATCGGGATCTGCTATAAAACGCGACCCAATTTCATGCCCTGCCCTGTGA
- a CDS encoding c-type cytochrome has protein sequence MKKLALALSVFAAMSTNAMAEGDAAAGQSKAALCVACHGADGNSMIDMYPKLAGQHAKYLEKQLHEFQSAMKTGGKEGRMDPIMGGMVMTLNEQDMADLAAFFASQTQTHSPVADVPALGEQLYKGGDMSRGITACIACHGPDGKGTEQAGFPMVAGQHANYIKIQLTKFRDKSRTNDLNGMMQDVAKKLSDADIDALSKYLANLK, from the coding sequence ATGAAAAAGTTAGCTCTTGCGCTGTCTGTTTTCGCTGCTATGTCTACCAATGCGATGGCTGAAGGTGATGCGGCGGCGGGTCAATCCAAAGCGGCTCTGTGCGTTGCCTGTCACGGCGCCGATGGCAACAGCATGATCGACATGTACCCCAAGCTGGCCGGTCAACACGCTAAGTACCTGGAAAAGCAATTGCACGAATTCCAAAGTGCCATGAAGACCGGCGGCAAAGAAGGCCGTATGGATCCGATCATGGGTGGCATGGTGATGACCCTGAATGAACAGGACATGGCTGATTTGGCTGCTTTCTTTGCAAGCCAGACTCAAACCCACTCGCCAGTTGCCGATGTACCCGCTCTGGGTGAGCAGCTGTACAAGGGTGGCGACATGTCTCGTGGTATTACTGCCTGTATCGCCTGCCACGGGCCGGATGGCAAAGGTACCGAGCAAGCCGGTTTCCCAATGGTTGCTGGCCAACATGCCAACTACATCAAGATCCAGCTGACCAAGTTCCGCGACAAGTCTCGTACCAACGACCTGAACGGTATGATGCAGGATGTGGCGAAAAAGCTGAGCGATGCTGACATCGACGCACTGTCCAAGTACCTTGCTAATCTGAAGTAA
- the yihA gene encoding ribosome biogenesis GTP-binding protein YihA/YsxC, whose product MNQTRIDFRQAKFLISAPDIAHLDKHLPGDVGVEIAFAGRSNAGKSSALNALTEQKSLARTSKTPGRTQLINVFELDAQRRLVDLPGYGFAKVPLEMKHKWQNALGEYLQKRACLSGVVVLMDIRHPLKDLDRQMIEWSVASEIPVLALLTKADKLGQSEKMKTVNAVRKELAEFGDWVSVEPFSALKGTGKPKVLAILDAWCHPDWLVEELEQAED is encoded by the coding sequence GTGAATCAAACCCGTATCGATTTTCGCCAAGCCAAATTTTTGATCAGTGCACCGGATATTGCCCATCTGGACAAGCATCTGCCGGGTGATGTTGGCGTAGAAATCGCCTTTGCCGGCCGTTCCAACGCCGGAAAGTCCAGTGCACTCAATGCCCTGACAGAACAAAAAAGCTTGGCCCGTACCAGTAAAACCCCAGGGCGCACCCAGCTGATTAACGTATTTGAGCTCGATGCTCAGCGTCGTTTGGTGGACTTGCCCGGTTATGGATTTGCCAAGGTGCCGCTGGAGATGAAACACAAATGGCAAAATGCCCTGGGTGAGTACCTGCAGAAGCGTGCCTGCCTGAGTGGCGTGGTGGTGTTAATGGATATTCGTCACCCACTGAAAGATCTCGACCGGCAGATGATTGAATGGTCTGTTGCCAGTGAAATACCGGTACTGGCATTGCTTACCAAGGCCGACAAACTGGGTCAGAGTGAGAAGATGAAAACCGTCAATGCGGTGCGTAAAGAACTGGCAGAATTTGGCGATTGGGTATCGGTGGAGCCATTTTCAGCCTTGAAGGGCACAGGTAAGCCCAAAGTGCTGGCGATTCTGGACGCCTGGTGTCACCCGGATTGGTTGGTCGAAGAGTTGGAGCAAGCCGAAGACTAA